Proteins encoded in a region of the Balaenoptera ricei isolate mBalRic1 chromosome 19, mBalRic1.hap2, whole genome shotgun sequence genome:
- the KIRREL2 gene encoding kin of IRRE-like protein 2 isoform X3 produces the protein MLVPALLVLFFCLRGRAGLSPHFLQQPEDLVVLLGDEARLPCALGAYWGLVQWTKDGLALGGERDLPGWSRYWISGNAASGQHDLHIRPVELEDQASYECQATQAGLRSRRAQLHVLVPPEPPQVLGGPSVSLVAGVPANVTCRSRGDARPTPELLWFRDGVRLDGATFRQTLLKEGATGSVESILSLTPSSHDDGAILVCRARSQALPTGKDTAITLSLQYPPVVTLSAEPQTVQEGEKVTFLCQATAQPPVTGYRWAKGGSPVLGARGPMLEVVADASFLTAPVSCEVSNAVGSANRSTALDVRFGPILQAKPKPLSVDVGEDASFSCVWRGNPLPRVTWTRRGDAQVLASGPTLRLLAVGPKDAGDYVCRAEPGLSGLGGGAAEARLTVNAPPVVTALHSAPAFLRGPARLQCLVFASPAPEAVVWSWDEGFLTAGSRGRFLVETFPAPEGRGGQGPGLISVLHISGTQESDFSRGFNCTARNRLGEGGTQVSLGRRDLLPTVRIVAGVAAVAMTLLMVITGVALCCWRHGKVSLASASFSKQKNLVRIPGSSNGSSSRGPEEETGSSKDQPPTSPDACVTSLQLKSPGIFNLP, from the exons ATGCTGGTCCCCGCACTCCTTGtcctcttcttctgcctcagagGGCGTGCAG GCCTGTCACCCCACTTCCTGCAACAGCCAGAGGACCTGGTAGTACTGCTGGGGGACGAGGCCCGTCTGCCCTGTGCCCTGGGCGCATACTGGGGGCTGGTTCAGTGGACTAAGGATGGGCTGGCTCTAGGGGGCGAAAGAGACCTGCCAG GGTGGTCCCGGTACTGGATATCAGGGAATGCAGCCAGTGGCCAGCACGACCTCCACATTAGGCCCGTAGAGCTAGAGGATCAAGCATCCTACGAATGTCAAGCTACACAAGCAGGCCTCCGCTCTCGACGAGCCCAACTGCACGTGCTGG TGCCTCCAGAACCCCCCCAGGTGCTGGGTGGCCCCTCTGTGTCTCTGGTTGCTGGGGTTCCTGCGAATGTGACCTGTCGGAGCCGTGGGGATGCCCGCCCCACCCCTGAGCTGCTGTGGTTCCGAGATGGGGTCCGGCTAGACGGGGCCACCTTCCGCCAG ACCCTGTTGAAGGAAGGAGCCACTGGGTCAGTGGAGAGCATCTTATCTTTGACCCCTTCCAGCCACGATGATGGAGCCATCTTGGTTTGCCGGGCTCGGAGCCAGGCCCTGCCCACGGGGAAGGACACAGCCATCACACTGAGCCTGCAGT ACCCCCCAGTGGTGACTCTGTCTGCAGAGCCACAGACAgtgcaggagggagagaaggtcACTTTCCTATGCCAGGCCACAGCCCAGCCTCCTGTCACCGGCTATAG GTGGGCAAAGGGGGGCTCCCCTGTGCTTGGGGCCCGCGGGCCAATGTTGGAGGTAGTGGCGGACGCTTCATTCCTGACTGCGCCGGTGTCCTGCGAGGTCAGCAACGCAGTGGGTAGCGCCAACCGCAGCACAGCGCTGGATGTGCGAT TCGGGCCGATTCTGCAGGCAAAGCCGAAACCCTTATCCGTGGACGTAGGGGAAGACGCCTCCTTCAGCTGTGTCTGGCGCGGGAATCCGCTTCCACGCGTAACCTGGACCCGCCGCGGGGACGCGCAG GTGCTGGCGTCGGGGCCCACGCTGCGTCTTCTCGCGGTGGGGCCCAAGGATGCAGGCGACTACGTGTGCAGAGCCGAGCCGGGGCTCTCGGGCCTGGGGGGCGGCGCTGCGGAAGCTAGGTTGACTGTGAACG CTCCCCCAGTGGTGACCGCCCTGCACTCTGCGCCCGCCTTCCTGAGGGGCCCCGCCCGCCTCCAGTGTCTAGTCTTCGCCTCCCCCGCCCCAGAAGCCGTG GTCTGGTCTTGGGATGAGGGCTTCCTGACGGCAGGGTCGCGGGGTCGGTTCCTGGTGGAGACATTCCCAGCCCCAGAGGGCCGCGGGGGACAGGGTCCAGGCCTGATCTCTGTGCTGCACATTTCGGGGACCCAGGAGTCCGACTTTAGCCGGGGCTTCAACTGCACTGCCCGGAACCGGTTGGGCGAAGGAGGCACCCAGGTCAGCCTGGGACGTAGAG ACTTGCTGCCCACTGTGCGGATTGTGGCTGGAGTGGCCGCAGTGGCCATGACTCTCCTTATGGTCATCACTGGGGTGGCCCTCTGCTGCTGGCGCCACGGCAAGG TGTCCCTGGCCTCAGCCTCTTTCTCCAAGCAAAAGAATCTGGTGCGAATCCCAGGGAGCAGCAACGGCTCCAGTTCGAGGGGTCCCGAGGAGGAGACAGGCAGCAGCAAGGACCAG CCACCCACGTCTCCAGACGCATGTGTGACATCTCTCCAACTGAAGAGTCCTGGGATCTTCAACTTGCCATAA
- the KIRREL2 gene encoding kin of IRRE-like protein 2 isoform X1, which yields MLVPALLVLFFCLRGRAGLSPHFLQQPEDLVVLLGDEARLPCALGAYWGLVQWTKDGLALGGERDLPGWSRYWISGNAASGQHDLHIRPVELEDQASYECQATQAGLRSRRAQLHVLVPPEPPQVLGGPSVSLVAGVPANVTCRSRGDARPTPELLWFRDGVRLDGATFRQTLLKEGATGSVESILSLTPSSHDDGAILVCRARSQALPTGKDTAITLSLQYPPVVTLSAEPQTVQEGEKVTFLCQATAQPPVTGYRWAKGGSPVLGARGPMLEVVADASFLTAPVSCEVSNAVGSANRSTALDVRFGPILQAKPKPLSVDVGEDASFSCVWRGNPLPRVTWTRRGDAQVLASGPTLRLLAVGPKDAGDYVCRAEPGLSGLGGGAAEARLTVNAPPVVTALHSAPAFLRGPARLQCLVFASPAPEAVVWSWDEGFLTAGSRGRFLVETFPAPEGRGGQGPGLISVLHISGTQESDFSRGFNCTARNRLGEGGTQVSLGRRDLLPTVRIVAGVAAVAMTLLMVITGVALCCWRHGKVSLASASFSKQKNLVRIPGSSNGSSSRGPEEETGSSKDQGPIAHTDHSDLALDEEGALETKAPTNGYYKVRGVSVSLSLGEAPGGGLFLPPSSPFGPPGTPTFYDFKPHLGIVPPCRLYRAQAGYLTTPHPRAFTSYIKPTSFGPPDLAPSTPPFPYAAFPTPSHPRLQTHV from the exons ATGCTGGTCCCCGCACTCCTTGtcctcttcttctgcctcagagGGCGTGCAG GCCTGTCACCCCACTTCCTGCAACAGCCAGAGGACCTGGTAGTACTGCTGGGGGACGAGGCCCGTCTGCCCTGTGCCCTGGGCGCATACTGGGGGCTGGTTCAGTGGACTAAGGATGGGCTGGCTCTAGGGGGCGAAAGAGACCTGCCAG GGTGGTCCCGGTACTGGATATCAGGGAATGCAGCCAGTGGCCAGCACGACCTCCACATTAGGCCCGTAGAGCTAGAGGATCAAGCATCCTACGAATGTCAAGCTACACAAGCAGGCCTCCGCTCTCGACGAGCCCAACTGCACGTGCTGG TGCCTCCAGAACCCCCCCAGGTGCTGGGTGGCCCCTCTGTGTCTCTGGTTGCTGGGGTTCCTGCGAATGTGACCTGTCGGAGCCGTGGGGATGCCCGCCCCACCCCTGAGCTGCTGTGGTTCCGAGATGGGGTCCGGCTAGACGGGGCCACCTTCCGCCAG ACCCTGTTGAAGGAAGGAGCCACTGGGTCAGTGGAGAGCATCTTATCTTTGACCCCTTCCAGCCACGATGATGGAGCCATCTTGGTTTGCCGGGCTCGGAGCCAGGCCCTGCCCACGGGGAAGGACACAGCCATCACACTGAGCCTGCAGT ACCCCCCAGTGGTGACTCTGTCTGCAGAGCCACAGACAgtgcaggagggagagaaggtcACTTTCCTATGCCAGGCCACAGCCCAGCCTCCTGTCACCGGCTATAG GTGGGCAAAGGGGGGCTCCCCTGTGCTTGGGGCCCGCGGGCCAATGTTGGAGGTAGTGGCGGACGCTTCATTCCTGACTGCGCCGGTGTCCTGCGAGGTCAGCAACGCAGTGGGTAGCGCCAACCGCAGCACAGCGCTGGATGTGCGAT TCGGGCCGATTCTGCAGGCAAAGCCGAAACCCTTATCCGTGGACGTAGGGGAAGACGCCTCCTTCAGCTGTGTCTGGCGCGGGAATCCGCTTCCACGCGTAACCTGGACCCGCCGCGGGGACGCGCAG GTGCTGGCGTCGGGGCCCACGCTGCGTCTTCTCGCGGTGGGGCCCAAGGATGCAGGCGACTACGTGTGCAGAGCCGAGCCGGGGCTCTCGGGCCTGGGGGGCGGCGCTGCGGAAGCTAGGTTGACTGTGAACG CTCCCCCAGTGGTGACCGCCCTGCACTCTGCGCCCGCCTTCCTGAGGGGCCCCGCCCGCCTCCAGTGTCTAGTCTTCGCCTCCCCCGCCCCAGAAGCCGTG GTCTGGTCTTGGGATGAGGGCTTCCTGACGGCAGGGTCGCGGGGTCGGTTCCTGGTGGAGACATTCCCAGCCCCAGAGGGCCGCGGGGGACAGGGTCCAGGCCTGATCTCTGTGCTGCACATTTCGGGGACCCAGGAGTCCGACTTTAGCCGGGGCTTCAACTGCACTGCCCGGAACCGGTTGGGCGAAGGAGGCACCCAGGTCAGCCTGGGACGTAGAG ACTTGCTGCCCACTGTGCGGATTGTGGCTGGAGTGGCCGCAGTGGCCATGACTCTCCTTATGGTCATCACTGGGGTGGCCCTCTGCTGCTGGCGCCACGGCAAGG TGTCCCTGGCCTCAGCCTCTTTCTCCAAGCAAAAGAATCTGGTGCGAATCCCAGGGAGCAGCAACGGCTCCAGTTCGAGGGGTCCCGAGGAGGAGACAGGCAGCAGCAAGGACCAG GGCCCCATCGCGCACACAGACCACAGTGACCTGGCTCTGGATGAGGAGGGAGCTCTGGAGACCAAG GCCCCAACCAATGGTTACTACAAGGTCCGAGGAGTCAGTGTGAGCCTGAGCCTTGGAGAAGCCCCTGGAGGAGGTCTCTTCCTaccaccctcctccccttttGGACCTCCAGGAACCCCTACTTTCTATGATTTCAAACCACATCTGGGCATTGTCCCCCCCTGCAGATTATATAGAGCCCAGGCAGGTTACCTCACCACACCCCATCCTCGAGCTTTTACCAGCTACATCAAACCCACATCCTTTGGACCCCCAGATCTGGCCCCCAGCACTCCCCCCTTCCCATATGCTGCCTTCCCCACACCCAGCCACCCACGTCTCCAGACGCATGTGTGA
- the KIRREL2 gene encoding kin of IRRE-like protein 2 isoform X2, protein MLVPALLVLFFCLRGRAGLSPHFLQQPEDLVVLLGDEARLPCALGAYWGLVQWTKDGLALGGERDLPGWSRYWISGNAASGQHDLHIRPVELEDQASYECQATQAGLRSRRAQLHVLVPPEPPQVLGGPSVSLVAGVPANVTCRSRGDARPTPELLWFRDGVRLDGATFRQTLLKEGATGSVESILSLTPSSHDDGAILVCRARSQALPTGKDTAITLSLQYPPVVTLSAEPQTVQEGEKVTFLCQATAQPPVTGYRWAKGGSPVLGARGPMLEVVADASFLTAPVSCEVSNAVGSANRSTALDVRFGPILQAKPKPLSVDVGEDASFSCVWRGNPLPRVTWTRRGDAQVLASGPTLRLLAVGPKDAGDYVCRAEPGLSGLGGGAAEARLTVNAPPVVTALHSAPAFLRGPARLQCLVFASPAPEAVVWSWDEGFLTAGSRGRFLVETFPAPEGRGGQGPGLISVLHISGTQESDFSRGFNCTARNRLGEGGTQVSLGRRDLLPTVRIVAGVAAVAMTLLMVITGVALCCWRHGKASFSKQKNLVRIPGSSNGSSSRGPEEETGSSKDQGPIAHTDHSDLALDEEGALETKAPTNGYYKVRGVSVSLSLGEAPGGGLFLPPSSPFGPPGTPTFYDFKPHLGIVPPCRLYRAQAGYLTTPHPRAFTSYIKPTSFGPPDLAPSTPPFPYAAFPTPSHPRLQTHV, encoded by the exons ATGCTGGTCCCCGCACTCCTTGtcctcttcttctgcctcagagGGCGTGCAG GCCTGTCACCCCACTTCCTGCAACAGCCAGAGGACCTGGTAGTACTGCTGGGGGACGAGGCCCGTCTGCCCTGTGCCCTGGGCGCATACTGGGGGCTGGTTCAGTGGACTAAGGATGGGCTGGCTCTAGGGGGCGAAAGAGACCTGCCAG GGTGGTCCCGGTACTGGATATCAGGGAATGCAGCCAGTGGCCAGCACGACCTCCACATTAGGCCCGTAGAGCTAGAGGATCAAGCATCCTACGAATGTCAAGCTACACAAGCAGGCCTCCGCTCTCGACGAGCCCAACTGCACGTGCTGG TGCCTCCAGAACCCCCCCAGGTGCTGGGTGGCCCCTCTGTGTCTCTGGTTGCTGGGGTTCCTGCGAATGTGACCTGTCGGAGCCGTGGGGATGCCCGCCCCACCCCTGAGCTGCTGTGGTTCCGAGATGGGGTCCGGCTAGACGGGGCCACCTTCCGCCAG ACCCTGTTGAAGGAAGGAGCCACTGGGTCAGTGGAGAGCATCTTATCTTTGACCCCTTCCAGCCACGATGATGGAGCCATCTTGGTTTGCCGGGCTCGGAGCCAGGCCCTGCCCACGGGGAAGGACACAGCCATCACACTGAGCCTGCAGT ACCCCCCAGTGGTGACTCTGTCTGCAGAGCCACAGACAgtgcaggagggagagaaggtcACTTTCCTATGCCAGGCCACAGCCCAGCCTCCTGTCACCGGCTATAG GTGGGCAAAGGGGGGCTCCCCTGTGCTTGGGGCCCGCGGGCCAATGTTGGAGGTAGTGGCGGACGCTTCATTCCTGACTGCGCCGGTGTCCTGCGAGGTCAGCAACGCAGTGGGTAGCGCCAACCGCAGCACAGCGCTGGATGTGCGAT TCGGGCCGATTCTGCAGGCAAAGCCGAAACCCTTATCCGTGGACGTAGGGGAAGACGCCTCCTTCAGCTGTGTCTGGCGCGGGAATCCGCTTCCACGCGTAACCTGGACCCGCCGCGGGGACGCGCAG GTGCTGGCGTCGGGGCCCACGCTGCGTCTTCTCGCGGTGGGGCCCAAGGATGCAGGCGACTACGTGTGCAGAGCCGAGCCGGGGCTCTCGGGCCTGGGGGGCGGCGCTGCGGAAGCTAGGTTGACTGTGAACG CTCCCCCAGTGGTGACCGCCCTGCACTCTGCGCCCGCCTTCCTGAGGGGCCCCGCCCGCCTCCAGTGTCTAGTCTTCGCCTCCCCCGCCCCAGAAGCCGTG GTCTGGTCTTGGGATGAGGGCTTCCTGACGGCAGGGTCGCGGGGTCGGTTCCTGGTGGAGACATTCCCAGCCCCAGAGGGCCGCGGGGGACAGGGTCCAGGCCTGATCTCTGTGCTGCACATTTCGGGGACCCAGGAGTCCGACTTTAGCCGGGGCTTCAACTGCACTGCCCGGAACCGGTTGGGCGAAGGAGGCACCCAGGTCAGCCTGGGACGTAGAG ACTTGCTGCCCACTGTGCGGATTGTGGCTGGAGTGGCCGCAGTGGCCATGACTCTCCTTATGGTCATCACTGGGGTGGCCCTCTGCTGCTGGCGCCACGGCAAGG CCTCTTTCTCCAAGCAAAAGAATCTGGTGCGAATCCCAGGGAGCAGCAACGGCTCCAGTTCGAGGGGTCCCGAGGAGGAGACAGGCAGCAGCAAGGACCAG GGCCCCATCGCGCACACAGACCACAGTGACCTGGCTCTGGATGAGGAGGGAGCTCTGGAGACCAAG GCCCCAACCAATGGTTACTACAAGGTCCGAGGAGTCAGTGTGAGCCTGAGCCTTGGAGAAGCCCCTGGAGGAGGTCTCTTCCTaccaccctcctccccttttGGACCTCCAGGAACCCCTACTTTCTATGATTTCAAACCACATCTGGGCATTGTCCCCCCCTGCAGATTATATAGAGCCCAGGCAGGTTACCTCACCACACCCCATCCTCGAGCTTTTACCAGCTACATCAAACCCACATCCTTTGGACCCCCAGATCTGGCCCCCAGCACTCCCCCCTTCCCATATGCTGCCTTCCCCACACCCAGCCACCCACGTCTCCAGACGCATGTGTGA